The region ATTCCAATAGGAGAAGAGACCGTATGTCAGACTCCGTTTTGCTCATCGAAAAAAGCGCCGGCATCGCCACCCTCACACTTAACCGCCCGGAATCCATGAACGCCCTCTCTAGTGAGTTGCGCACTACCTTTACTCAGGCGTTCGCTGACCTCAAAGCCGACCCCGACATCGGCGTCGTTATCCTGACCGGAGCCGGGCGTGCGTTCTGCGCCGGACTCGATCTACGAGAACTCAGCGCTACGGGCATGGATATCCAAGGTCCGGTGGTCGGCGGACCGACGGACGTTGTGCGCGCGATGGAAGCGTTCGACCGACCGATCATCGGTGCCATCAACGGGTTCGCCATTACTGGCGGCTTTGAAGTGGCGCTCGCCTGCGACATCCTCATCGCCTCGTCGGCGGCACGGTTCGCCGACACCCACGCGCGGGTCGGTGTGATGCCGGGCTGGGGACTCAGCCAAAAACTGTCCCGTGCGATCGGCGTGTATCGTGCCAAGGAACTCTCATTAACCGGCAATTATCTGTCCGCCGCGCAAGCCGAGGCGTGGGGCTTGGTCAACCGCGTGGTTGCTCCGGAAGAACTGCTGCCGACCTGCCGCGTGTTAGCCAAAGACATGCTGTCGTGCGTACCGGAAATGGTGCGCTCCATGAAGCAGGTCATCGACGATGGCTATGCCGCGTCGCTCGCCGACGGGCTCACAATTGAGCATGACGCTTGGGCGGAACATGCCCGCACCGTCACGCCGGAATCCATTGCCGAACGCCGCGCCAACATCCAGCAACGCGGGCGCAACCAGTCCGCTTAGAGAAAAGACACTTATCGAAAGGAGGAAGAGACGATGTCCGAAGAGGCACTCAAACGCGACACAGAAGCGATTGCCGACCTGATCATCCGCTACAACTGGGCCATTGACCACGGGGATTTCCAAGGGTGGGCGGATTGTTTCGCTCCAGAAGGCGTTTTTGCCGGCGTGATCGGCCAGTACTCCGCACACAGCGAGCTGGCGCGGTTCACTGCCGACGTGAAGAAATTACAGGAAACCTCGCCAAACCTGCGCCATTACGTCACCAACATCCAGACAGAGGTGAACGGGGATCGCGCGCGGTCTCGCTGTTTCCTCATGATGACCTCCACAACCAAAGAACACGGAACAACCATCGCAATTGCCGGCGAGTATGAAGACGATCTCATCAAACGCGATGGGCAGTGGCGTTTTCTCCGCCGTAAGGTTCACGCGGATGCAGCTTAGGACTGCGTCTATCGAAAGATGAGAGGTTGTCATTCCGAGTTGTTGAGAGCGCGAACGCTCAGCATGGCAGCAGAAACAGCTTTCAGAGGGAGATTTATTACTGCAAGAAGGACAGAGTCGTCATTCCCGCGCAGGCGGGAATCCAGGTTTTTGTCCCTGGATTCCGGGTCTCGCGTTGCTCGCCCGGAATGACGGGCTGCCCTGAGTATCTGGCACGGCTGAAGCGTTTTGTTTCTGAACAGCCGGATCATGGAGGCGAGGAATCTCGTCGCCGAGGAAAGAAAACGGAAGAGGATTTTCCATGCCATTCACCACCGTCCGCGATTTGCGCATGCATTACGACATCCGTGGCAATGGTCCACGAGTTCTCTTCATCAGCGGCACCGGCGGCGATTTACGTCGCTCGCCCAATGCCTTCGACTGGCCACTAACGCAACAGTTCGAGGTCTTGGCGTACGATCAGCGTGGCCTCGGGCAAACGGATCGTCCGGACATTCCTTACACCATGACGGATTACGCGGCGGACGCCGACGCACTCATGCAAACCCTAGGCTGGGAAAGTGCAATGGTCATTGGCGTCTCCTTCGGTGGTATGGTGGCGCAAGAGTTTGCGATTCGTTACCAACAGCGCGTCAGCAAGCTCGTGCTCTGCTGCACCAGCAGCGGCGGCGCTGGCGGCGCTTCGTATCCGTTGCACGAGTTCATCGGACTCGCGCCCGAAGCCTATGCACGACGAGTCGTCGAGCTGGTAGACAACCGCCGCGACACGACATGGCAAGCCACCCATGCGCAAGAGTTTCAGACCTTGCTTAACGACACGCTGGCTGGGTTCAAAGTTGGGGCCAACGAACCCAATCGCGCCATCGGTGCGCGGCGACAGATCGAAGCGCGCAAAGACCACGACACCTTCGACCGCTTGCCAACGCTGAAGATGCCGGTGCTCATCTGTGGCGGGCACTACGACACCATCGCCTCGGTTGCGAATCAGGAAGCCATGCTCAAACAAATTCCCAACGCTACGCTCGAACTGTTCGAGGGCGGGCATCTCTTCTTCGTTCAGGACCCACGCGCATATGAGCGGATCGGGGCGTTTTTGCGCGGGTAGGGTGGGCGAGAGAGAAGACAGGTAAACCAGGGGAGAGAGGGAACGATCCCGAGAGCGGACTGCGGTCAGGTGCGGCGACACATTTATCAGACCGCGATCTGCTCATAGGAAAAGTGAGGGCTGTCGGCACGCTCTCGCGCATGCTCAATGGTCAGGCCACACAGATTGCCGTTCTGGTCAAGATCGAGCAGCGTGTTCTCATCCAGATCCTTAGTCTCGGCTACTTCAACCTCGCGCAGCTCGATGTACAACGTGTCGGTGTCCTGAAAATATTTTATCTTCATGGGGTGAATCTCCGGTCAAAGAAAGCATTGTGGACGGTTTCTC is a window of Deltaproteobacteria bacterium DNA encoding:
- a CDS encoding enoyl-CoA hydratase, yielding MSDSVLLIEKSAGIATLTLNRPESMNALSSELRTTFTQAFADLKADPDIGVVILTGAGRAFCAGLDLRELSATGMDIQGPVVGGPTDVVRAMEAFDRPIIGAINGFAITGGFEVALACDILIASSAARFADTHARVGVMPGWGLSQKLSRAIGVYRAKELSLTGNYLSAAQAEAWGLVNRVVAPEELLPTCRVLAKDMLSCVPEMVRSMKQVIDDGYAASLADGLTIEHDAWAEHARTVTPESIAERRANIQQRGRNQSA
- a CDS encoding nuclear transport factor 2 family protein produces the protein MSEEALKRDTEAIADLIIRYNWAIDHGDFQGWADCFAPEGVFAGVIGQYSAHSELARFTADVKKLQETSPNLRHYVTNIQTEVNGDRARSRCFLMMTSTTKEHGTTIAIAGEYEDDLIKRDGQWRFLRRKVHADAA
- a CDS encoding alpha/beta hydrolase, whose amino-acid sequence is MPFTTVRDLRMHYDIRGNGPRVLFISGTGGDLRRSPNAFDWPLTQQFEVLAYDQRGLGQTDRPDIPYTMTDYAADADALMQTLGWESAMVIGVSFGGMVAQEFAIRYQQRVSKLVLCCTSSGGAGGASYPLHEFIGLAPEAYARRVVELVDNRRDTTWQATHAQEFQTLLNDTLAGFKVGANEPNRAIGARRQIEARKDHDTFDRLPTLKMPVLICGGHYDTIASVANQEAMLKQIPNATLELFEGGHLFFVQDPRAYERIGAFLRG
- a CDS encoding DUF2283 domain-containing protein; this translates as MKIKYFQDTDTLYIELREVEVAETKDLDENTLLDLDQNGNLCGLTIEHARERADSPHFSYEQIAV